The Portunus trituberculatus isolate SZX2019 chromosome 27, ASM1759143v1, whole genome shotgun sequence DNA window ccaatgacctatcgccagagagacatataaacaaaataattggagaagtattgaacttattgaggaacataagagtggcgttcgtatatttagatgaagaaatgatgaagaaaataattactgcaatgataagaccaaggcttgaatatgcaacaatacagtgggctccgaacttaaagaaacacataaggaaactagagaaagtacagagggctgcaacaaaaatggtgcctgacttaagagatttgacttatgaagacagactgaacagaatgcaacttccgaccctggaaaacagaagagaaaggggagacctgatagcaatatacagagtgatgattggcatggaaaaatggatagggaagatctgtgtatgtggaatgaaagaatgtcgagagggcatgggaaaaactaaaatggccacttatagagagatgtgaaaaaatatagcttccctcatagaagggtggaagcatggaatagtttagacgtggaagtggtcaacgcaaggaatattcatgattttaagaaaaagctggacattagtagatatggagacgggacagtacgagcatagctcttttcccgtatgttacaattaggtaaatacacacacacacacacacacacacacacacacacacacacacagttccaccACAGATAATAAATTGCAGCCTCAGTTAAATAGAATCCTACCACATACTGCAAGAACATTGACAAAAGCACTTCACTGGAATCACTTTCAAATTgacaaacaaaacatgaaaataatttgTTTCCTTTGCTTTACTCATGCACAACTTTGCACTTCAAGCATTGCCAACTACTTGCAGGTGCACAGAAGTGGGTGGAGAACATGCACTGGGCAGGCACCAAGCAGTGGGTGCAGTCCTCTAGGAAGCCCATGGTGGATTCTGATGGTGGCACTGTGGCCTTCTCTAAGTCTTTCAAGAACTTCACTTTCTATTGGATCCTGGATGCTGGACACATGGTGAGCCCAGCATACATGGGAGAATGATACTTGTGAATCTCTAACCTTTCACAAAATGCAATGAGTATATTTAATTGTTAATCTATCAAAGTACAAAACagattcttattttccttaatcTCTTCAAAATGCACAGAAAAAATATTACCGTACTTTTAACCTatcaaaatacatataaaaagcattgttattttttatgtctTTGGATATATGGCAGTGTTACTTTCTGGTAATGGCAAACAAACATTTCTCTTGAAGGTATCCAACATATGTACCATCGGCATTTAAAATTTTTTCAGagtaagataaaagataattacATGCATATAATGTTGTAACTTTCTCTTTTAAATGTAGGGATCATAAAAgaatttatcttttacttttataaAGATAAGATCAAAGTTTGGTTGTgagaaaaaattaagcaaaaagtgaaaaataaggtACTTCTGTCTCACTTTTTTCCCCCCCActcttattttcccttgttACCGATTGCTTGACGCTTAATGTTTTGGTCTGCAGGTCCCGCTGGATGCAGGAGACGTGGCCATGAGGGTAATGGAGGAGATCGTGGGCACCAAGAAGTAGTATGTGACTTATACTTCACAGATGCATGACAGGCCATAGCACTGTAGGGGgtattgcaggtgtgtgtgtgtggtgctgcaGGGGTGGGCATTGGACGGGTAGGGCCAGGTGGCTAACATAACAGCAGTATTAACCGACTTGctactttttatatttatgtagTGGTCTGTCTAGCATCTGTTTCCTTGGGATGGGTTGAGCAAACTGTAGCTATCTTGTCAACATATAGACACAACAGTGCTGCTCGAGTCTAAACTTATGTGATATCTAAATATACAGGTATAGCTTTAGGGAGTCTATTCTGGTCACTCATACTGATGACTGGATGAGTGTCCTGTGAATGTAGGAAAGCACCATTTCTTGTGTATTGATTGTGAGTTGTGAGTCAGGGTTGTGAGTGAATAGTTCGCAATAAACTATATGTGTGGAGGTCCTGAACCagagaaagtaaatgaatgCTAAAGCAAAAGATAATGGCCAGTAAAACTGTCTACATATCAACTTCTGCAACTACTCAGGCACCTCAAAGATTTAACTTGTGTGACAGTGGTGAATGAGGAATTATAAATGATAAACTATACTTTAGAAAAttgtatgaataaataagaataaacattAGGAGAATTGTCATAACCAAATTGGCGGAAGGGTGGGCGGGGCGTGCGGGATGACACATCAGAGCACAAATTCAACTGTATAGTATAAAAGAAGGTTGTACGGGAAGCAATGAATTTTTTGTGACATGTCTTTCCACAGGGAGCATAGAGGCAGAAACAAGCACCAACAAGGCAAAGGTGTCTTGTCTGTAGCTTATTGCTTGTTGATGCTTGTGGCAGATGAATGATCAATGTGATTACTTTGACATATTATGCATTAATAGTGTACGGATATTGTTTAATAAAGGAATTACAGAAGAAAATCTTTAGCATGCACCTTGATGAACTATAAAATGGTACAGATATAAATTAAACAACTGCTCAACAATAtttaggaaacaaaaataacaatgagagagagagagagagagagagagagagagagagagagagagagagagagagagagagagagagagagagaggggctccAAACACTATTTTTACTCACCATTTCTTGTGTGCAGTTTGCTCACTAGCTTTTCatgtttcctctttcacttttctattaACACTTCAAAACATTGGCTATTCTTgtattcatcttcacttttgctatatgtatttaagattttatttcaacttgatttaaagtattttttttttttttacatctcagCTGCAACACTGCATCCTGCTCAGTGTACTTACCTGTATGAGAAAGAGATGATGGTAACATTAAAACACATGTAcaagaagaaacaatgaaaataaataaaaaaatctttatattAACGAGATTACTTTGAATACATTACAACTTCTGAATGACTATTTGTGGATGAAAATATGCTTACCTACTATTAGTACAAatgttatgtatatataatcctgctcatcatgaaaaaaaaaaaaaaaaaaaaatacaaacacgtacaggctgttgtatatatatatatatatatatatatatatatatatatatatatatatatatatatatatatatatatatatatgtagataaatatagacagctaaatagatagatagatagatagatagacagatacatacatacatacgtacacatatatgtatattgacTGAAAGCTAAACAGGGACTAAAAATGAGGGGATGACAGTCCATATAGTTCTAAAAAGGGAGCGAGTGGGCGGAGACAGGttgtaaacaaaaaaacacgtgGGCGGAGGAAGATGTAAACAAAACAGCACGTGGCGACAACACGAGTTTGTAATGTAATGTCAagaaagatggatgaagaatgaaGAGTTTAGATAGTTACTGAAAGATAAGGTAGCAAGTAGGAAAGATATGAAATAAAGCAATGTAGTTAACGGGCCTTGACTCAGAGGGTTACTGTCTCCTTTTTCCTATAAACCTACCCCACCAAACTTACACGTCCATGTTTACTGAATCTTAGTAACTAATGAGTAACTGTTACATATATCTGGTTATCGTGAATCGTAATAGTTCACGCATATTGAGAAAACCTAAATTATTTCTCCACACCTCCAGCGGTCATTAGACAATCTTCGAAATACTTCATGATAGAGCAGAATCTTTCAAGGCTGAGAAATATCAAACACCCCCTATGAAATTTAGCAATCGTAATAATTGTACGCGTTACTTTCCAGTCCAAAGATTATTCTTAattatgtaaaagaaaacgaatatttTGCAAGACAAACTAAACATTTTGTAAATACATACACTTTTATATTTAATGTTCTCGTATGGTTTTCTGGTGGTTTTCGGGCTATCTCCAACCTTTGGCTTGCTTTCCTCAAAATATTTTTGTCTTCCACGAGGGAATTGGTTCAAACGGAAGACATTAATTATATACGCCACTTCACATTTAAGGTAATGTATGAACAagttataattataatataagACACATtcaacgctttttttttctttttaccttttatttaacttataacacacacacacatacacacacacactcagacatacatacatacatacatacagacagacagacacgcgcAACCAAAACGTAAACACAGCTGAGAGGAGGAACAATGgatcatctctccctttctccctcagtGGGCCACATTTAAATCATTAGTAAGTCACCTGCCCACACCTACACAGCACGCACAcctcgcacacacacgcacatacatccTATCTACTAAGTGCGTGCAAGAAACGTGGTAAATAAGGACGTTTAGTGATTAaaatacgtgttttttttatgtgactGCTCCTTGCTCTCATTTCGATTTAGGTGATTATTTTGGGCATCGTAGGTGAAAATATGTGTCTTGTTGTATTGTGCTGTGTTCGTCTTTAATTTTAAGGATTCTGTGGGTTTAAGGTCGTGGTGTGCGAGGGATTACTGAGTTTTTAGGGTTgatcttgtattttttcttttagttacaATGAAATCTGAAAACGGAATATATATTTAAGTTGTGTTTCGGTTTTATTTTAAgattcctgtttttcttatgctcctcgtgtgtgtggtagtgttcAGTAAAAGGTGTGTTTTATAGGTAAGCACTGATAACCTAGTTTTTTGGTTACCATGAAATCTTATCTCAACCTTCATAAAACTACTCACCTGGTTTACCTGACCTATTCAGTTCTGCTCACATAGACTCGAGTATAACCAAGGAGTTTGTGGTGTGAAGTGTTAATTATCAAGATGCTGGCTTAGGTGAgtaaatatatacatgaattAGCTCTTGTTCCTGAGGGAGATAAAGGCATCCAGTGCTGTGAAGAAGGGCAATAATTTGAGATGAAGTGCTATTGCTATTCAGAGAACTTGAGAGGCCAAAGGAATTACCATGACAtttatcctttaatattttcctggtatgatgaatgaatgataacTTCTTTTGATTAGTATGAGATCTCGTAGGCTTCTCTCCATAACAGGATTTTCATGGGTAACAGGACAGAGAAAAGCTTATCCTGTGTAACTATTTACCTTTAGACACTTACATACCAATGAATAGTTAGTAAGtaaagcacagagagagagagagagagagagagagagagagagagagagagagagagagagagagagagaaccttgtcTTTAGTGATGTAGCAATCCTTAATTTCACCAGGAAAAATATGATCAGTAGTCTTTCCTTGATATAGCATTGCTTGGCTGGTattcaatggaggaggaggaggtggtgcagTCTGTGTCTCCCTACAGTGCTGCGGTGAGCATGGGGGGTACCAAGCCCAAGGAGGACCGGGTGATGCTGGCGGTGGAGCACGTGCAGCAGCGCCACACCTGGGACTGTGGCCTGGCCTGCGTCAACATGGTCCTCCCGCCGGCAGCAAGGGTCAAGTTCTCCTCTCAGCTCTACGAAATATGTCAGGAGGAAGGCTTCGGCAAGAGGTGAGGGTGACGGAGAGGTGTTGGGGAAGCTGCGGCCTTGTGTGTTGTGGCCTGGCTTTGATTAATTGTTTCCTGCATTCCCATGGCTCTGGTAATGCTGAGTTTGCAGTTTGATGTTGACTTTCACTAGTGAGAGTTTTGTAAGGCAGCACTTCTTTGAGTCATCAATATTTGCTTGTGTGAAATGCTGTTTGTTCTTGGTCTTCTGTTGATGAAGAAAATGCTAAAGTTTtcttcagtcagtcagataGCTTCAGTAATGCCAAGTTTTACATTGAGTTTCATTGGTGAGTTGCTTTGTGAGACAGGACATCAATAATCATCAGTATTTGCTTGAAGGAGGTAGCCTTTCTTTATTGTTGAGGTTTTTCAGTCATTCAGCTGGCTTCAGTAATGCTGAGTTTGCtgttttaccttgaatttcATTGTTGAGATTTCCATAAGGGAGCACTTAATGGAGAAGCACTGATGTTTGCTTGAGTGAAATGGTGTTTGTTCTTAGTCTTCTGTGATACAGTTTCTTTATTAAGATTCAATTCACAGCTGGTTCTCTGGATTTCAGTGCTTAAAGTTGATTTACATGACAGCATTTATCAGGGAAATACTAATAATTCTTTAAGTTGTGTGTCAAGTTATTTCTTCTTGGTACTCATGTCctccattgttttccttctttcttctgttctcctTGCTTGTTACAGttcttcaatttctctcttctcccattcaATTTTCATTGTCTTTCCATTCTGCATCACATGGGTCTGCCTTTACACATAAGAAACAATTCTGTTTCCAATTTTTAATAATATAATGCATaatttattagtgttttcaGAATGTTTTATCCAACGCATTACATCCTTCATGAATATCatctttcatgtttcttttttcttgttatgcACTTCATAGATTCAGTGCTTAGAATTTTCCTGGTTTTCATCATCAACAATCTTTATTGTGTATAAGAACTTACACAATatcctgtctcttccttcctgcataGAAAGTTATGTAAATTCTTACTTATGTGTGTTGATGAGCTCACAATAAAATACTTCAAGCTCTTTTAGCTCTTAATGTAAATGTGATTGATGTTATTTGAGTATAAAGGATGACAGCAATTTACAAACAAGGTTTATAACACTTTTGACAAGTGTTTATAATCCCTAACAACAGTCAGGTGTGGAAGTTCCCTGCTCTGCTTCATGTTGTGAGAGGAATGTAAATCTTTACTTCAAGACCTAGTGACATGTAGTTTGTTTTCACGAGTAGATATCATTTGTGCAAAGATATGTACAAAGATAGattttcaatagtatttttTAATCAATACATTCACATTCACTTATGGTATATAGTTTTCACTTTAATCTTTACGTAGCCCTTGTGTTGGGATTGAGATTATAGTATTTAGCACCAGTACACTCTTGTCCCCTTTTAGTCTAGTTCTCTCTCCTGAACTGTGATTTCTACTGTGATTTTCCTATTTCCAGTGATTTTTACTAAGACTCCTTGTTTGCAGTACATGGAGCATTGACCTTGCGTATTTGCTTCAGAGGTTTGGCATCAAGCACTGCTACATGACAATAACTTTGGGTGTCGACCCAGGATTCTCCTCTGAAACTTTCTATGACCATGTCCTCCACAAAGTAAGCTCCATTTTTATCTGATGTCACTGTCTTattgtctttatatttcttactGCATCTTAGAGTCACTATTGGCAGCATTAAATTATTTCAGGAATAAGTTTACTTGGTACAGTAATCAAAAGTAGCATGTTTGAAATGCAAGCCAAAGTCACCCAGTGTGTGACTCACTGGGCACTGCTTCCTCTTTGCATCTCTGGTGAACACATGTGAACAGTTCTGATGAGTGTAATACAAGTATTAAGTAGGGACAGGACACAACTGTACGTATCTCATCATCTACAATCCACGGTGTCATTGCAGGATGCCCAGAGAGTGACGGAACGCTTCCGGGCAGCTAAGGACCACggggtggtggtgcagcagggcACTGCCTCTATCAATGACATCCTTAGCCACCTGTACCAGGAAGGCCCTGTCATCCTGCTTACCAATGCTCACCTGCTCgtgtgtgtcaagtgtgtgCGGGGCGCCATGCCTCAGCTGCGCTCCTGCTTCCCCTGCACGCCACCCTA harbors:
- the LOC123509908 gene encoding protein GUCD1-like, encoding MGGTKPKEDRVMLAVEHVQQRHTWDCGLACVNMVLPPAARVKFSSQLYEICQEEGFGKSTWSIDLAYLLQRFGIKHCYMTITLGVDPGFSSETFYDHVLHKDAQRVTERFRAAKDHGVVVQQGTASINDILSHLYQEGPVILLTNAHLLVCVKCVRGAMPQLRSCFPCTPPYQGHYVLLIGFDMKNSHIYYRNPSFGNRICTISFAKLDKARRSYGTDEDIIFIYNYHPCECLSPN